ATTCCATAACTTAAGTGGAATAAGTTTTCTGCCCAATCAAAGCCTAGTTTTTTCAGAATCAAAAACAATACTTTAAAGTGATAATCTTGTTCGTTACCAACTGTATAAACCATTCCGCCAACATCGGGAAAATCTTTTACACGTTGAATAGCTGTTCCAATGTCTTGTGTCATGTAAACTGCTGTTCCATCTGAACGAAGAACAATTTTTCTATCTAAACCTTCATCGGTTAAATCAATCCAAACTGAACCATCAGGATCTTTTTCAAAAATTCCCTTTTCAAGACCAAACTGAACCACTTCTTTTCCTAATAAATAGGTATTGCTTTCATAATAATAGGAATCAAAATCAACGCCAAGATTTTTATAGGTTTGTGCAAAACCATCGTAAACCCATTGGTTCATGGTTTTCCAAAGTTCAATAACTTCAGGCTTTCCAGCTTCCCAATCTAAAAGCATTTGTTGAGCTTCAATAATAACTGGAGCTTGCTTTTTAGCTTCTTCTTCTGTTTTTCCTTGAGAAATTAATTCTGAAATTTCTTTTTTGTATTGCTTATCAAATTCAACATAAAAATTCCCAACCAATTTATCACCTTTCAATCCCGTAGATTCAGGTGTTTGACCATTTCCTAATTTTTGCCATGCTAACATTGACTTACAGATATGTATTCCGCGGTCGTTAATAATTTGTGTTTTATAAACTTTTTTACCAGATGCTTTAATAATTTCAGCAACCGAATATCCTAAAAGGTTATTACGAACATGCCCAAGATGCAAAGGTTTATTAGTGTTTGGCGAAGAATATTCAACCATAACAGCTTTATCATTTTCACTTGTAGAAGCAAATCCGAAAGTAGTATTTTGGTTTATATTATTAAAAAAGTTTACATAATAATTATCAGAAATTACAATGTTTAAAAATCCTGCAACCACATTAAACTTATCTATTTCAGCAACATTTTCAACTAAATAATTACCAATTTTAGTTCCAATTTCTACTGGATTTCCTTTAATAACTTTCAATAATGGAAAAATAACCATTGTTATATCGCCTTCAAAATCTTTCCTAGTATTCTGAAACTCTATCTTTTCGATTGAAACATCAAAAATAGTTTGAATAGAAGATTTTATATACGGTAATAAAAGTGTACTTAGGTTCATAATTACTGAATTAAGCGGCAAAGATAATCATTAATAAAAATATTTTTAGCTTTAAAATATAAAAGCCAAACTTTAAAAATAATAAAATGTAAGTTTTTTATATGTTAATTATAAATAATAATGCATTTTGTCGATTTATTTTGCTTTTTAACGATACTTTCATTCATATTTGTACTGTCAAAATCCCCAAATTATGAAAAAGTTAATACTATTATTAGTTCTTTTAAATTTTAGCCTTGGTTTATCTCAACCAATAACGGTAAGTACTTCTACTTACACTGTGCCACAATTAGTAAATAATGTTTTAATTAATTCACCTTGTGTTAATGCAACAAACATTACCTGGAGAACAGGAACAAATTTTGGTTCATCCAATGGAATTGGTTTTTTCCAAAATTCAAATCCAAATTTCCCAATGCAAAGTGGAGTTGTATTAAGCACAGGAAATGCACTTAACACTCCAGGTCCAAATACATCTTTATTAAATGATGGTTCTACAGCTTGGACAGGTGATACTAGTTTAGAAGCAACATTAGCTGCAGCTGGAATTCCAATGACATCAACCAATGCTACAGTTTTAGAATTTGATTTTTTACCAATATCATCAAACTTTAGTTTTGATTTTGTATTTGCTTCCGAGGAATATGGAAACTTCCAATGTCAATATTCAGATGCATTCGCTTTCTTACTAACAAATATGAATACTGGCGTTACCACTAACTTGGCAGTTGTTCCAAATACAACCACACCAATTTCAGTAGTAACAATTAGAGATTTTGTATATAACTCATCTTGTCCATCAGCAAATGCTCAATTCTTTGGAAGTTTTAACGGTGGTTCTAATGCAAATAATGCTGCAATAAATTTTAATGGTCAAACTAAATTGTTAACCGCAGCTTCTGTTTTAACACCAAATGTACCATACCATATTAAATTAGTAATTGCAGACAGATTGGATCCACAATCTGATTCATCAATTTACATATCATCAAATAGTTTCAACATTGGTCAAAATGTCCTTGGATTAGACTTGACTGTTGCAAACTCAACTGCAATATGTTATGGTTCAACACATTTATTAGAAACAGGATTAAACCCTAGTGAATACACTTTTGTTTGGAAAAAAAATGGAGTAGTAATTAATGGCCAAACAGAACCAAGCTTAAATGTAACACAAACTGGTACATACAGTGTAACTTATACAAGTATATTTAGTAGCTGTGAACCTTTTACCGATGAAGTTTTAATAGAATTTTATCCCCAAATTTCATCTCCAAATCCTAACAACTTATATAAATGTGATATTGGAGCTGCATCATATACTTTTGATTTGAGTGCTAATACTACTAGAGTTAAACAAGGACTAGATCCAGCAACAACGGTTACTTACCATAGTTCACAAAGTGATGCTAATAATAATATAAATCCACTTCCATTACAATATGAAAGTGCTGGTAATCAAAC
The window above is part of the Flavobacterium sp. PMTSA4 genome. Proteins encoded here:
- the argS gene encoding arginine--tRNA ligase; protein product: MNLSTLLLPYIKSSIQTIFDVSIEKIEFQNTRKDFEGDITMVIFPLLKVIKGNPVEIGTKIGNYLVENVAEIDKFNVVAGFLNIVISDNYYVNFFNNINQNTTFGFASTSENDKAVMVEYSSPNTNKPLHLGHVRNNLLGYSVAEIIKASGKKVYKTQIINDRGIHICKSMLAWQKLGNGQTPESTGLKGDKLVGNFYVEFDKQYKKEISELISQGKTEEEAKKQAPVIIEAQQMLLDWEAGKPEVIELWKTMNQWVYDGFAQTYKNLGVDFDSYYYESNTYLLGKEVVQFGLEKGIFEKDPDGSVWIDLTDEGLDRKIVLRSDGTAVYMTQDIGTAIQRVKDFPDVGGMVYTVGNEQDYHFKVLFLILKKLGFDWAENLFHLSYGMVELPSGKMKSREGTVVDADDLMEEMTSTAKTISEELGKLDGYSETEKEQLFKTIGLGALKYYILKVDPKKQILFNPEESVDFAGNTGPFIQYTYARIQSILRKADFDFSAKSSLEVLHEKEKELIKQLELFPEVIQNAAHNHSPALVANYTYDLVKEYNSFYQSVSILGEENLEKKIFRVQLSKKVGETIKLAFSLLGIEVPERM